The stretch of DNA GATGAGTCTGTTCATGGAACTTACATCGGTTACAAATTCCAACTTGGTTTCAATGAATTACCTGAAGAAGAGCAAGAAAAACTCAAAGAATGGATGTACGACCTGCTCTACACTCTCTACGAGAATGAAGAAGGTTACACAGAGAGCCTCTATGACGGTGTTGGTTGGACGGAAGAAGTCAAAACCTTCCTTCGCTACAATGCTAACAAGGCTCTCATGAACTTGGGACAAGATCCACTCTTCCCAGACTCAGCTGATGATGTCAACCCAATCGTTATGAATGGTATTTCAACAGGTACTTCCAACCACGACTTCTTCTCTCAAGTCGGAAATGGTTACCTTCTTGGTGAAGTTGAAGCCATGCAAGATGATGATTACAACTACGGTTTAGACTAATTCAATTATCCCAGAACTAATAACATATATCATGGTTTGTTTAAAACAACCATGATATTTTTGTTTTTGTTTTCTTTTGTTTTTTAAATTGATTGATTGCATACTTTATGATAAAATAGTAATAGAAATAGAGGTGATAACGATGTTAAAGCAGGAAAAACTAGATAATATTCTAGAAACGGTAAATACAAAGGGAACTATTACTGTAAAAGAAATCATGACTCGCTTGGATGTATCAGATATGACTGCTAGACGCTACTTGCAAGAGTTAGCAGACAAGGATTTACTTGTTCGGGTGCACGGTGGAGCTGAAAAAATTCGCACAGGTTCCATTTTAAATAATGAACGTTCTAATATTGAAAAACAAAGCTTACAGATTGCAGAAAAACAAGAAATCAGCCGTTTTGCAGGCCATTTAATTGATGAAGGTGAAACCATTTTTATTGGTCCAGGGACAACCTTGGAATCGTTTGCCCGAGAACTTCCAATCGATAATATTCGTGTTGTAACAAACAGTTTACCAGTCTTTCTCATCCTAAACGAACGAAAACTAACAGATTTGATTTTAATCGGTGGAAACTACCGCTCTATCACCGGAGCTTTTGTGGGAACACTAACCTTACAAAACTTAGCTAACCTACAATTTTCTAAAGCTTTCGTTAGCTGTAATGGTATTCAGGACAATGCGATTGCGACCTTTAGTGAAGAGGAAGGTGAATCTCAACGCATCGCCCTCAATAATTCCAATAAAAAATACTTACTAGCTGACAATAGTAAGTTCAATAAATTTGATTTTTATACCTTCTACAATATCTCTGATATTGATACCATCATTTCAGATTCTAAACTGGGCAAAGAAACCTTCGAACAACTTTCAAAACAAACAAAAATTATTCTTTCTAAACCATAAAACTGAGGATTGATAAAATATAAAATGCGTCATATCAAGAAAATAAGAATCTTGATATGACGCATTTTTAGATGAAGATTTTTACTAGGAGTTTCCTAGATTCTTTATGATTGTTGAAACGGCATGAAATCTGAATCAAAGGAGATATTATCCCGTTCTTCAGGACTGATAAAATTTAAAAAGATATTTTTAAATTCTTCTAGCTCATAGTCTGAATGGCAGATCCATTCTTTACCGGTAGAGACATACCATTTCCCAAGTTTTTTCAGCTCCTCATTCGTCAAACAAGGTATTTGAGAACATTTATCAAAATTGATGATATAAACTTTTTCATAAATAGATTGGATAAAATCTTTGAACATCTTTTGCCTCACTATAATTCTATATCTAATTACTAATTCTACTAGTCTATAATCTGACTTTCCGCTACTTTCTTGTACCAGTGAGCTGATTTCTTAGGATAACGTTCTTGGGTTTCAAAGTCTACATAGAAGAGACCGTAACGTTTCTCATATCCATTTGACCATGAGAAGACATCCATCAATGACCAGATGAAGTATCCTTTGACGTTTGCACCATCAGCAATAGCATCAGACAAGACATCCAAGTGTTGCTTCACGTAATCAATACGACCATCATCGTAAACAGTGTTATCAACGAACTCATCTTTATAACCAAGTCCATTTTCAGTGATGTAAATCTTCTTGTAGTTCGGATAATCTTTCTTCACGCGCATGATTTGGTCATACAAACCTTGAGGGTAGATAATCCAATCCCAATCCGTACGTGGTACATAGTCAGGAGCTACACGACGACCAACACCTTTGATTTGGTATTTAGAGCTTCCTTTCTCACCCTTACCATTATGGATAATTTCAGTTTCTCCATCAAAGGCTTCCATCCAGTCACTCATATAGTAATTGATTCCAAGGAAGTCGTTCAAGTCTTTCGCAGCTTCTAATACTTCGAAATCTTCTTCACGAAGATCTAAGCTACCACCATTGGCAGCCAAGATAGCCTCTACCCCTGCCAGGGTCTTTTCAGAGTAGTGACCCAGATAAGTTGCATCCAAGATAAATTTATTATGGATAATGTCCTCCAACTCTGCCGCAATAACATCTGCAGGATTTTCAGGATCTAGAGGATACTTAGTAGGTAGAGCATGAACAACCCCAATTTCACCTTTATAGCCTTTCTCTTTGTACAATTTTACCGCACGCGCATGAGAAACCATCATATTGTGGTGCGATTGGAAAACTTTGGCAAGGTCGTACTGAATACCTGGAGGGAATTTTCCAACCAAGTATTGACCATCACCAATTGGCCCAATTTCATTAAAGGTTGTCCAATAGTTTACTTCTGGGAATTCTTCAAAACAGAAGGCAGCGTAGTCTACAAAGTGTTCAATATTTTCACGGTTTAAGAAGTCTCCATTTGAGTGGAGAGCTTCTGGCGTATCAAAGTGATGAAGAGTTACAAAAGGCTCAACATGACGTTTGTGACACTCTGCAAATAGATTATGATAAAATTCAACACCTTTAGCATTTACTTGACCGTAACCAGTCGGGAAAATACGTGACCAGGCAATAGAAATTCGAATACCATTGACACCATACTCTTCTGCTAGCTTGAGGTCAACTGGGTATCGATTGTAAAAATCACTGGCTGGTTCGGCAGTGTACCAGTAGTTATCTTCAAGATACTTATCCCACGCAACTGGTCCTTTACCATCAGTATGTGTAGCACCTTCTGCTTGATAGGCAGCTGTTGCGCCACCGAAAATAAAGTCTTTTGGTAATGTTTTTGTCATTTTTTTCACCTATTTCTTGATTTAAAATAAAGTAAAAGTGAGAGGAGAGGAGTCAGTGAGCCATCCTTCTCCATCTCACTTCTTGTACCAAGTCACCGAATTGTGACATGAGGAGGTAAAAACAATATCTTTTTACCGACAAATTAACAAGGCGATTAGGAAATTCGCCATAGCGATTTCCGTAACGAGAGGAGACTATTTCAGAGTCCCTATTATTAATCGAATTGTGACATGAGGAGGTAAAAACGATATCTTTTTACCGACGAATTAACAAGGCGATTAGGAAATTCGCCATAGCGATTGCCGTAACGATAGGAGACTATTTCATAGTCCCTATTATTAATCGAATTGTGACATGAGGAGGTAAAAACGATAGCTTTTTACCGACGAATTAACAAGGCGATTAGGAAATTCGCCATAGCGATTTCCGTAACGATAGGAGACTGTTTCACAGTCCCTATCGTTAATCGAATTGAGCTTGTACGAATGCAAGAGCACCTTTTCCATCACGGGTTAATTTGATGTATTGAGCGCCTTCTGTTTTCGCAAGTTTAATATCAAGTTTATCAGTTTCTGCTTTCATATCTTCAAAGTTAGAAGCTACTTGAGGAGCAAGAATAACCAAATCAAACTCTGGCAACATTTCACGGTGAGCACCATAACCACCTGCTGCTGCTTTCACAGGAACATTGTACTCTGCTGCTGCCTTGTTCAAAGCATTTGCAAGGAGACCACTTGTACCTCCACCTGCACAGAGAACGAGGACATTTGTTTCTTCAGTGATGGTATTTTGTGCTGCTTCTACACCCGCTTTCTCAAGAATAGCATCTGCTTTTGCAGTGTTGAAGTTTGCAGCAACTTTTTCTTTCAATTCATCATTAGACTTACCTGAACGCTCTTCTTCAAGAATTTGTTCATCATATACTTTAAGGAATGGGTAGTAAATGACTACGTCAACCACGATTAGAAGAGCAGCAAGAATGAATGATAGAACTTGGAAGTTAGTACCAAGAACTAGACCTAGTGGAGCTGGAGTTGTCCATGGTAGATTAGCAGTAAATGAGTTCATTCCAAGAGTTTCAATAAAGAATTTAAAGATCCATACGTTTGCGATTGGAGCAAAGATAAATGGAATGAAAAAGATTGGGTTCAATACAAGCGGTGCACCAAACAAGATTGGTTCATTTACACCAAAGAAAGTTGGAACTACTGAAGCACGTCCGATTGCACGGTTACGTTTTGATTTTGTTAACCACATGAACATGAATGGAACAACCAGTGTCGCACCAGTACCACCCATGGTAACGATAAACATTTGTGTACCAGAAGTAAGAATCTTGTCAGCGTGCATCCCTTGTTGAAGAAGGTTCAAGTTGACTTCGGCATTGGCATAGGTAATTGCTGCGATAGCAGGTTCAACAATAGATGGACCATGAATCCCAACAAACCAGAAGAAGGCAAAAGCACCAAAGATAATGGTAATACCAAGATAGCCATCAGCTGCAGAGAATAATGGTGCAAAGAATTTACCGATTGATTCAGCCACACTTGCACCAACAAAATGACGTGCTAATAAGTCAAGAGCATAAAGAGAAACAACAGATAGAGTGAATGGAATCACATCTTTAAAAACTTGTGAAATATTTGGTGGAACTTCGTCAGGCATGCGAATAGTGACGTTGTTCTTAACACAAACCTTATAGATTGCTACGGTAACAAAGGCAGCAAGGAAGGCTGAAAGCAAACCTTTTGTCCCTAAGAATCCAGTAGCTAGACCATTTTCGATAGGATCAGCTGCCAACATCAACAAACCAACAATTGCTGCCAACAATGTTGACATATAGTTGATTTGATTGGTTTTCTCCATGCTACGGTTTACTGAGTCGGTCAATGACTTGGCTGTTGTACCAGCTACCAAGAGAGCTAAAATACCCATTGAATAGCTGTAAGGTTTCATAAGAAAGGCTACAACTTCATCAGACCATTTAAAGCCCCATGAGTTTGGTACAAAGGCAATCAAGATAAAAATACTTGAGAAGAGAATAACAGGCATACCTGCAATGAAACCATCACGAATAGCACGAAGATAGATATTACGAGATAATTTCTCAAAGAAAGGTTTTCCTTTCTCAATAAATGCAATTAGTTTATTCATTATTTAACTCCTCTCTTGTACAGTTCAATTAAATGGTGCATCAAATCTTTTAACAAAATAGTTGTCATCAAGTGATCTTGACCGTGCATCATGGTCACACTATACGCTAAGTCCTCACCAGAAGCTTCCTTAGTCAATAGACTTGTTTGCGCGTGGTGAGCCTCTGCAATACAGCTACCAGCTTCCTCTACCAGAGCGTCCGCTTTTTCAAAATCACCAGCTTCAGCAGCCTTCAAGGCTTCCAATAGTTTTGAACGAGCGTCGCCAGCATAGGCTACGATTTCAAAACCTAACAATGTTACTTCTTCTCTATTCATGATAGATTTCTCCTTATATAGTTTTAAATAAATTTTTATGACAATAAACGTTGGATATGTAGAACTAGATAAACTCGTTCACTTTTATACAAATCAAGACCCGTATGTTGCGTAATCACATCATAGATCTTGGAACCAATCTCGAACGCTTTTGGATAGGATTGTTTAATATGATCTTCCATATCCAGAAGTGATTGGTTATCATCTCTAGATCTGTCTAAATAATCCAAGAAATAATTCAAATGAATCATAAAACGATCATAGAAATGGTTATTCTCTTTAGTTCGTTGAATTGCATAGTCCGTTAAAACTTCTTCAACATTCCTGAGAATTTCTTTCCTCTTATCAATCGACTCCACAAGTTCCACTTCATTTTCACCTTCGGCATTAATGAAATGATAAGCAATCCGAATAATTTCGTCCTCAGGAAAATGATCTGCTAGCTTCTGACGGTAAATTTCAAATGCTTCATTTGCGATTTGAAAAGCGACAGGATACTTAGTGGAAATATCTGGCAGATTACTATCCTTGTACCTTCCTTGTGCTAGAGCTTGGTAAGAACAGTAAATATGATCTGTCAATGTTACGTAGAGATACTCTTGAATCGGATAATGATATTTCTTTGATAGCTTATCAATGATTTCATAGGTCACTGTGATAAAATCAAGCGGAACATCTTTGAGGAGAGCCATAAAGTTTTCTCTGGACTCTTCGGTCTTCATCCGAAAGATTTTCTCAACCTGCTGTTCAGCAATCAAATCCCCTTTCTTCTTTCCAAATGCAATCCCCTTACCAATCACAATCACTTCTTCTC from Streptococcus mitis encodes:
- a CDS encoding DUF3884 family protein translates to MFKDFIQSIYEKVYIINFDKCSQIPCLTNEELKKLGKWYVSTGKEWICHSDYELEEFKNIFLNFISPEERDNISFDSDFMPFQQS
- a CDS encoding PTS lactose/cellobiose transporter subunit IIA, which codes for MNREEVTLLGFEIVAYAGDARSKLLEALKAAEAGDFEKADALVEEAGSCIAEAHHAQTSLLTKEASGEDLAYSVTMMHGQDHLMTTILLKDLMHHLIELYKRGVK
- a CDS encoding PRD domain-containing protein, with translation MYRILNPMNHNVSLVRNDKGEEVIVIGKGIAFGKKKGDLIAEQQVEKIFRMKTEESRENFMALLKDVPLDFITVTYEIIDKLSKKYHYPIQEYLYVTLTDHIYCSYQALAQGRYKDSNLPDISTKYPVAFQIANEAFEIYRQKLADHFPEDEIIRIAYHFINAEGENEVELVESIDKRKEILRNVEEVLTDYAIQRTKENNHFYDRFMIHLNYFLDYLDRSRDDNQSLLDMEDHIKQSYPKAFEIGSKIYDVITQHTGLDLYKSERVYLVLHIQRLLS
- a CDS encoding lactose-specific PTS transporter subunit EIIC gives rise to the protein MNKLIAFIEKGKPFFEKLSRNIYLRAIRDGFIAGMPVILFSSIFILIAFVPNSWGFKWSDEVVAFLMKPYSYSMGILALLVAGTTAKSLTDSVNRSMEKTNQINYMSTLLAAIVGLLMLAADPIENGLATGFLGTKGLLSAFLAAFVTVAIYKVCVKNNVTIRMPDEVPPNISQVFKDVIPFTLSVVSLYALDLLARHFVGASVAESIGKFFAPLFSAADGYLGITIIFGAFAFFWFVGIHGPSIVEPAIAAITYANAEVNLNLLQQGMHADKILTSGTQMFIVTMGGTGATLVVPFMFMWLTKSKRNRAIGRASVVPTFFGVNEPILFGAPLVLNPIFFIPFIFAPIANVWIFKFFIETLGMNSFTANLPWTTPAPLGLVLGTNFQVLSFILAALLIVVDVVIYYPFLKVYDEQILEEERSGKSNDELKEKVAANFNTAKADAILEKAGVEAAQNTITEETNVLVLCAGGGTSGLLANALNKAAAEYNVPVKAAAGGYGAHREMLPEFDLVILAPQVASNFEDMKAETDKLDIKLAKTEGAQYIKLTRDGKGALAFVQAQFD
- the lacG gene encoding 6-phospho-beta-galactosidase; protein product: MTKTLPKDFIFGGATAAYQAEGATHTDGKGPVAWDKYLEDNYWYTAEPASDFYNRYPVDLKLAEEYGVNGIRISIAWSRIFPTGYGQVNAKGVEFYHNLFAECHKRHVEPFVTLHHFDTPEALHSNGDFLNRENIEHFVDYAAFCFEEFPEVNYWTTFNEIGPIGDGQYLVGKFPPGIQYDLAKVFQSHHNMMVSHARAVKLYKEKGYKGEIGVVHALPTKYPLDPENPADVIAAELEDIIHNKFILDATYLGHYSEKTLAGVEAILAANGGSLDLREEDFEVLEAAKDLNDFLGINYYMSDWMEAFDGETEIIHNGKGEKGSSKYQIKGVGRRVAPDYVPRTDWDWIIYPQGLYDQIMRVKKDYPNYKKIYITENGLGYKDEFVDNTVYDDGRIDYVKQHLDVLSDAIADGANVKGYFIWSLMDVFSWSNGYEKRYGLFYVDFETQERYPKKSAHWYKKVAESQIID
- a CDS encoding DeoR/GlpR family DNA-binding transcription regulator, producing MLKQEKLDNILETVNTKGTITVKEIMTRLDVSDMTARRYLQELADKDLLVRVHGGAEKIRTGSILNNERSNIEKQSLQIAEKQEISRFAGHLIDEGETIFIGPGTTLESFARELPIDNIRVVTNSLPVFLILNERKLTDLILIGGNYRSITGAFVGTLTLQNLANLQFSKAFVSCNGIQDNAIATFSEEEGESQRIALNNSNKKYLLADNSKFNKFDFYTFYNISDIDTIISDSKLGKETFEQLSKQTKIILSKP